The following DNA comes from Arcobacter cloacae.
GCAGTTCTGTTATCATGTGGATCAACTTCAAATCTTGCAACTCTATTTAATCCAACAGGACCAACAAAGTTTGGTCTCATAAGTGCTGTTCCACAAGAAGCAACACAAATACCACACTCAATACATCTGTCTAATTCAAAAGTTTGATCAGCTACATCTGGATCAACTCTTTCTTCCATTTTTGTAATATCAACTTCTTCATTTGTGTGAATCCATGATTCAACTCTTTTAGACATTGCATCCATCCATTTACCAGTATTAACAGATAAATCTTTGATTAATTCAAATGCAGGCATAGGCATTAATTGTAATTTTCCAGTTGGATAATTTGCAATTAATGTTCTACAAGCAAGTGTTGGTTTACCATTTACAACCATACCACAAGAACCACAAATTCCAGCTCTACAAACAAAGTCAAAAGATAAATCAGCATCCATTGTTTCTCTAATTTTCATTAAAGCAATGAAAAGAGTCATTCCTGGAGTCTCTTCTAATTTATATTCAACAAAGTGAGGTTTTGAAACCTTACTTCTTGGGTTGAATTTAAGAACTGATATAGTTATTTCTCTACCTTTTTGAGTACTCATTATAAATCTCCTGCTCTTTCGTTTTTCTCTCTATAGTTCATTGGTAAATCAAATGGCATTAATGCATGTTGAATTTCATGTCTATCTTTACCTTCTGCTTGCATTTTTTCTGTTACTTCATCAACAACAGCTTGTCTTTTTTCTGAATCTGGATGCTCAATAATCATACCTTTTGCTCCATATCCTCTAAATGCAGGAGGTAACTCCATAGTCATAATATCTAATGGCTCATAAGTTACAGTTGGAATAGTTTGGTTTTCATCTGGCCATGAAGTTAATGTTCTATTTAACCAGTTTGCATCATCTCTTTTTAAGAAGTCTTCTCTATAATGAGCTCCTCTTGATTCAGTTCTTTCAAGTGCACCTTTAGCAACACAAAGAGCAATTTTTAACATTCTTGGAACTCTATATGCTTCTTCAAGTTCTGGATTTCCAGCTCTTTCTTTAGATTTAACAGTGATTTGTTTTGTTTTTTTCAATAAATCTTCTAACTCATCAACAGCTGCTTTTAAGTTTACACCATCTCTAAAGATACCAACTTTTTCATCCATTAAATTTTGCATTCTATTTTTAATCTTGAAGATATCTTCATTTCCATTATAAGCTAAGATCTCATTTAAATAAGCATCTTGTTTATCTAGGAATTTTTGAACAGTTGAAGTTGGAATTGTTACATCAGTTGCTAAACAATAATCAGCAAAATAGTTACCAATAATCATACCTGCAACAACAGTTTCAGAAACAGAGTTTCCTCCAAGTCTGTTAAATCCATGCATATCCCAACAAGCAGCCTCACCACAAGCGAATAAACCATTTAAATTTTGTGATTCACCAGTTGGTTTAGTTCTAATTCCACCCATTGAGTAGTGTTGCATTGGAAGAACTGGCGCCCATCCTTTTTTACCTTCATCAGCTGGATCGATACCGTTGAAAATCATACAAATTTCTTGTACATCTCTTAAGTTTCTTTCAATATGTTCTCTACCTAAAATAGAAATATCTAACCATACGTGGTATCCATAAGGAGAAGGAACACCTTTACCATTTCTAATATGTTCAATCATTCTTCTTGATACAACGTCTCTTGAAGCAAGTTCTTTTTTCTCTGGCTCGTAATCTGGCATAAATCTGTGACCATCAACGTCTCTTAAGATTCCTCCATCTCCTCTACAACCTTCAGTTAATAAAATACCTGATGGTACGATTGGTGTTGGGTGGAACTGAACAGCTTCCATATTTCCTAAAGTTGCAATTCCAGTCTCAAGTGCAATAGCAGCACCTGTACCTTCACAAATTACAGCATTTGTAGTTTGTTTAAATACTCTTCCATATCCACCTGTTGCAATACATGTTCCTTTTGCAACGTAAGCTTCTAATTCACCTGTAATTAAATCTCTTACAACTGCACCAAAACATCTTCCACCTTCATGAATAATAGATAATGCTTCTTTTCTATCTCTAATGTCTACATTGTGTTTTAAAGCTTCATTAGCAACACCAAATAACATAGTATGTCCAGTTGCATCAGCTGTATAACAAGTTCTCCATTTTTTAGTTCCACCAAAATCTCTTGATGTAATTAATCCATGTCTATCTTCATCTTCTGTAATAGTTGTTTTTTTAGCATTAATAACAGCTTCTCTAGTACCAGCTTTTACTCTAGACCAAGGAACCCCCCAAGATGCTAACTCTCTAATTGCTTTTGGAGCTGTGTGTACGAACATTCTTGCAACAACTTGGTCACATCCCCAGTCAGAACCTTTTACAGTATCAGCAAAGTGTAAATCCTCATTATCTCCATCAGACATTTTAGAGTTACCTAAAGATGCTTGCATACCACCTTGAGCTGCTGCTGAGTGTGATCTTTTAACTGGAACTAAAGATAAAACAGTAGTACTTAAACCTTTTTTTTGTGCAGCAACAGCAGCTCTTAGACCTGCTAATCCTCCACCAATAACTAATGCATCACAGTAATTAATTTTCATTATGCAATTCCCCCAACACTTTTATTTGTAATATTAAATTCCATTACTTTTGCAGTTGGAGTATATTTTTGACCAACCGTTCCATTTTTAGCATTTTCCATACCGATTTTCATGTAAGCTGCTAATGAAGCAAAACCTAATACTAAGAAGAATACTGTTAAAGCCCATTTAACTTTTTTAAGTGCTATTCTTGTTGCTTTAGGGTTTTCACCGTCAAACCATCCCCATTTAACACATAATCTATATAAACCAATTGTTCCATGGAATTCAACTGCTAATAATAAAAGAATATATAAAGGCCACATCCACTCAGACCAGATTCTATCAGCACTTTCGTAAGGACCAATATCAGCTGAATTAGTCATAATAATATATAAGTGAACAGAACCCAAGAAGAACATAGCAAAACCTGTAAATGCTTGGATAAACCAAAGTTTTGTATCATCATGATTCATACTTTTTGCATGAGCTTTCATTACTTGATACTGTTTAAAATTACCAGGTAATTTTCTCATACCAAGTGCAGCATGAACTATAAAAACTACGAAAATTACAGCAGCAGCGATTGTAACTAAGATAGGATTTCCACCTTCAAAAATAAAACTTCCTTCTAAAAGTTTTGTTACAGTGTACATAAAATCTTTCGATACTAATATTGATGCTACCAACAACATATGTGCCCACATAAATAAAGCTAAGAAACCACCAGTAAAACTTTGCATATAGTCAAGTTTTGCAGGTAATCTACTTTTCTTTCCTTCAACTGTTTTCCCCAAATAACCTTCTATTAGGTCACTCATTTGCTATCCTTTCTGCGATTTAGATTTTTTTGAATAATAGCAAAATAATAGCTTAAATCTGCTTCAAGGATGTTTATAATTTGAGAATTTTTTTAACAAAAGAAAATTTATATAAGTAGAAGAAAGCCCAATAAAGGCTACTTTCTTCTATGAAGAGGAGATTTAAAAGTTATATTTATTATAAGTAACCATGTTACTTAATAACACAGTCTTATTTTATAAATAAAGATTGAACAGCCATTTGTGTTAAATTGATTATTGTATCAATATTCATAACAGGAATAAAAAATACAATAGCTGAACCAATACCACCTAAAACTGTTAAAATTGCAACAAATGCAATAGCATAAGTTGAAACTCTTCTATCATTAAATTCTATAGAAATAGCTTCCTCTTTTGCTGGATAAAAATACATAACAGCAATCAATTTAAAATAATAATATACAGAAATTATAGTAGCTATAATAGCAACTATTGTAAGAGCTGTATATCCAGCATTTATAGCTTCTGTAAATACATAAAATTTACCTATAAATCCTATCGTTGATGGAATCCCAGCAAGTGAGAATAAAAATATCGTCATCATAGCTGCTAAAAAAGGTCTCTCTTTTGCTAAACCCTTAAAATCATCATATGTAATTTTTATATTCGTATCAGAAATAATATGTGAAGCTAAACCAAATGCTCCTAAAGCTGATAATAAATATGCGATTAAATAAAACATTATTGCATAAGCTGAATCTATATTTAATATTTCTCCATCTTTATAACTTAAAGCAATAAAGGCTAAAAGTAAGTAACCTGTATGAACTATTGATGAAGCAG
Coding sequences within:
- a CDS encoding fumarate reductase iron-sulfur subunit, which codes for MSTQKGREITISVLKFNPRSKVSKPHFVEYKLEETPGMTLFIALMKIRETMDADLSFDFVCRAGICGSCGMVVNGKPTLACRTLIANYPTGKLQLMPMPAFELIKDLSVNTGKWMDAMSKRVESWIHTNEEVDITKMEERVDPDVADQTFELDRCIECGICVASCGTALMRPNFVGPVGLNRVARFEVDPHDNRTAEDFYELIGDDDGIFGCMSLMACEDHCPKHLPLQNKIAYLRRKLVALR
- a CDS encoding fumarate reductase flavoprotein subunit — translated: MKINYCDALVIGGGLAGLRAAVAAQKKGLSTTVLSLVPVKRSHSAAAQGGMQASLGNSKMSDGDNEDLHFADTVKGSDWGCDQVVARMFVHTAPKAIRELASWGVPWSRVKAGTREAVINAKKTTITEDEDRHGLITSRDFGGTKKWRTCYTADATGHTMLFGVANEALKHNVDIRDRKEALSIIHEGGRCFGAVVRDLITGELEAYVAKGTCIATGGYGRVFKQTTNAVICEGTGAAIALETGIATLGNMEAVQFHPTPIVPSGILLTEGCRGDGGILRDVDGHRFMPDYEPEKKELASRDVVSRRMIEHIRNGKGVPSPYGYHVWLDISILGREHIERNLRDVQEICMIFNGIDPADEGKKGWAPVLPMQHYSMGGIRTKPTGESQNLNGLFACGEAACWDMHGFNRLGGNSVSETVVAGMIIGNYFADYCLATDVTIPTSTVQKFLDKQDAYLNEILAYNGNEDIFKIKNRMQNLMDEKVGIFRDGVNLKAAVDELEDLLKKTKQITVKSKERAGNPELEEAYRVPRMLKIALCVAKGALERTESRGAHYREDFLKRDDANWLNRTLTSWPDENQTIPTVTYEPLDIMTMELPPAFRGYGAKGMIIEHPDSEKRQAVVDEVTEKMQAEGKDRHEIQHALMPFDLPMNYREKNERAGDL
- a CDS encoding fumarate reductase cytochrome b subunit translates to MSDLIEGYLGKTVEGKKSRLPAKLDYMQSFTGGFLALFMWAHMLLVASILVSKDFMYTVTKLLEGSFIFEGGNPILVTIAAAVIFVVFIVHAALGMRKLPGNFKQYQVMKAHAKSMNHDDTKLWFIQAFTGFAMFFLGSVHLYIIMTNSADIGPYESADRIWSEWMWPLYILLLLAVEFHGTIGLYRLCVKWGWFDGENPKATRIALKKVKWALTVFFLVLGFASLAAYMKIGMENAKNGTVGQKYTPTAKVMEFNITNKSVGGIA